A genome region from Oryzias latipes chromosome 2, ASM223467v1 includes the following:
- the cep70 gene encoding centrosomal protein of 70 kDa isoform X4: protein MRPPGGNGTFVYLWTCRQFQEQQAEWEPLNRLLQQRGFRPVLFADPVENKNPAELGLLDRKSAAALRRTLETLLADSDRRQALLQELVGSNNRLREEVQEQMSRAAQHSQRASELQALLDQVKRRCEQLQQKLRRKEEEAAKLRWKLRFAVEQEERRLARRNRSFQEICGKTSRLQTAADQRVLDVIDFYEAERRRLMEELRSARGGAEASELQDGGERTAAGAPSSFKTDLKVFPQKERRTQLEAELDSRPTREQPKGRRRRHLEGLQPGAARLTTVGGAKTKGVEEPPREVWLCAQFRTLLSDIRAVIGSPASSKEAESELADFQALLPVLEDWAGQRRLLKDLRDLLVDLSGGPREDSAAAVKVEDLIVLVEDMLENASKDPEQKLRNSAPYTLSAIVSHFQKLFDVPSLRGVYPRMNEVYTRLAEMTNAMRNLKDALDLDGRASPAEVVNHVSALASAQQSGLRDLLEEADIDSVILKVKQHDEFLPAFHRLITDILQTLGVTHLEEILPALKSLQRSAA from the exons ATGCGGCCCCCGGGGGGAAATGGGACGTTTGTCTACCTGTGGACCTGCAGGCAGTTCCAG GAGCAGCAGGCGGAGTGGGAGCCGCTGAACCGGCTGCTGCAGCAGCGGGGCTTCCGGCCGGTGCTCTTTGCGGACCCCGTGGAGAACAAGAACCCTGCAG AACTGGGCCTGCTGGACAGGAAGTCCGCAGCGGCGCTCAGGCGGACTCTGGAGACGCTGCTGGCGGACTCGGACAGGAGGCAGGCTCTCCTGCAGGAGCTGGTCGGGTCCAACAACCGGCTCCG ggaGGAGGTCCAGGAGCAGATGAGTCGCGCCGCCCAGCACTCCCAGAGGGCCTCGGAGCTGCAGGCGCTGCTGGACCAGGTGAAG CGCCGCTgcgagcagctgcagcagaagctgcgcaggaaggaggaggaggccgcCAAGCTCCGCTGGAAGCTGCGCTTCGCCGTGGAGCAGGAGGAGCGGCGCTTGGCCCGGCGGAACCGCAGCTTCCAGGAGATCTGCGGGAAGACGTCCCGGCTGCAGACCGCCGCCGATCAGCG GGTTTTGGACGTCATCGACTTCTACGAAGCGGAGAGGAGGCGACTGATGGAGGAGCTCAG GTCTGCTAGAGGAGGAGCCGAGGCCTCGGAGCTGCAGGACGGTGGGGAACGGACCGCCGCCGGCGCTCCTTCATCCTTCAAAACAGACCTCAAG GTGTTCCCACAAAAGGAGAGGCGCACGCAGCTGGAGGCGGAGCTAGACTCCAG ACCGACCCGGGAGCAGCCGAAGGGCCGCAGACGGCGCCACCTGGAGGGGCTGCAGCCGGGCGCCGCCAG GTTGACCACAGTGGGCGGAGCTAAGACAAAGGGCGTAGAAGAACCTCCTAGGGAGGTCTGGCTGTGCGCTCAGTTCCGAACC CTGCTGTCTGACATCAGAGCGGTCATCGGGAGCCCCGCCTCCTCCAAAGAGGCGGAGTCAGAGCTGGCTGACTTCCAGGCGCTCCTGCCGGTGTTGGAGGACTGGGCTGGCCAGCGCCGCCTGCTGAAG GACCTCCGGGACCTGCTGGTGGACCTGTCAGGCGGGCCTCGAGAGGACTCTGCGGCCGCGGTGAAGGTGGAGGACCTGATCGTGCTGGTGGAGGACATGCTGGAAAACGCATCCAAAGACCCTGAGCAG AAGCTCCGGAACTCCGCCCCCTACACTCTGAGCGCCATAGTGTCCCACTTCCAGAAGCTGTTCGACGTTCCGTCCCTCAGAGGGGTCTACCCCCGCATGAACGAGGTCTACACGCGGCTGGCAGAGATGACCAACGCCATGAGGAACCTGAAGGACGCTCTGGACCTGG ACGGCAGAGCGTCGCCTGCGGAGGTGGTGAACCACGTGTCTGCGCTGGCGTCTGCTCAGCAGTCGGGACTGCGGGACCTGCTGGAGGAGGCGGACATCGACAG CGTCATCCTCAAAGTGAAGCAGCACGACGAGTTCCTGCCCGCCTTCCACCGCCTCATCACCGACATCCTACAGACTCTGG GTGTGACTCACCTGGAGGAAATCCTTCCTGCTTTGAAGTCTCTGCAGCGTTCTGCAGCCTGA
- the cep70 gene encoding centrosomal protein of 70 kDa isoform X2 produces MRPPGGNGTFVYLWTCRQFQEQQAEWEPLNRLLQQRGFRPVLFADPVENKNPAELGLLDRKSAAALRRTLETLLADSDRRQALLQELVGSNNRLREEVQEQMSRAAQHSQRASELQALLDQVKVKVQDLEDRCICRAAQTHSRTLQLQRHSAEAIRRCEQLQQKLRRKEEEAAKLRWKLRFAVEQEERRLARRNRSFQEICGKTSRLQTAADQRVLDVIDFYEAERRRLMEELRSARGGAEASELQDGGERTAAGAPSSFKTDLKVFPQKERRTQLEAELDSRPTREQPKGRRRRHLEGLQPGAARLTTVGGAKTKGVEEPPREVWLCAQFRTLLSDIRAVIGSPASSKEAESELADFQALLPVLEDWAGQRRLLKDLRDLLVDLSGGPREDSAAAVKVEDLIVLVEDMLENASKDPEQLRNSAPYTLSAIVSHFQKLFDVPSLRGVYPRMNEVYTRLAEMTNAMRNLKDALDLDGRASPAEVVNHVSALASAQQSGLRDLLEEADIDSVILKVKQHDEFLPAFHRLITDILQTLGVTHLEEILPALKSLQRSAA; encoded by the exons ATGCGGCCCCCGGGGGGAAATGGGACGTTTGTCTACCTGTGGACCTGCAGGCAGTTCCAG GAGCAGCAGGCGGAGTGGGAGCCGCTGAACCGGCTGCTGCAGCAGCGGGGCTTCCGGCCGGTGCTCTTTGCGGACCCCGTGGAGAACAAGAACCCTGCAG AACTGGGCCTGCTGGACAGGAAGTCCGCAGCGGCGCTCAGGCGGACTCTGGAGACGCTGCTGGCGGACTCGGACAGGAGGCAGGCTCTCCTGCAGGAGCTGGTCGGGTCCAACAACCGGCTCCG ggaGGAGGTCCAGGAGCAGATGAGTCGCGCCGCCCAGCACTCCCAGAGGGCCTCGGAGCTGCAGGCGCTGCTGGACCAGGTGAAGGTGAAGgtccaggacctggaggaccGCTGCATCTGCAGGGCTGCGCAGACGCACAGCCGCACGCTGCAGCTGCAGCGCCACAGCGCAGAGGCCATA CGCCGCTgcgagcagctgcagcagaagctgcgcaggaaggaggaggaggccgcCAAGCTCCGCTGGAAGCTGCGCTTCGCCGTGGAGCAGGAGGAGCGGCGCTTGGCCCGGCGGAACCGCAGCTTCCAGGAGATCTGCGGGAAGACGTCCCGGCTGCAGACCGCCGCCGATCAGCG GGTTTTGGACGTCATCGACTTCTACGAAGCGGAGAGGAGGCGACTGATGGAGGAGCTCAG GTCTGCTAGAGGAGGAGCCGAGGCCTCGGAGCTGCAGGACGGTGGGGAACGGACCGCCGCCGGCGCTCCTTCATCCTTCAAAACAGACCTCAAG GTGTTCCCACAAAAGGAGAGGCGCACGCAGCTGGAGGCGGAGCTAGACTCCAG ACCGACCCGGGAGCAGCCGAAGGGCCGCAGACGGCGCCACCTGGAGGGGCTGCAGCCGGGCGCCGCCAG GTTGACCACAGTGGGCGGAGCTAAGACAAAGGGCGTAGAAGAACCTCCTAGGGAGGTCTGGCTGTGCGCTCAGTTCCGAACC CTGCTGTCTGACATCAGAGCGGTCATCGGGAGCCCCGCCTCCTCCAAAGAGGCGGAGTCAGAGCTGGCTGACTTCCAGGCGCTCCTGCCGGTGTTGGAGGACTGGGCTGGCCAGCGCCGCCTGCTGAAG GACCTCCGGGACCTGCTGGTGGACCTGTCAGGCGGGCCTCGAGAGGACTCTGCGGCCGCGGTGAAGGTGGAGGACCTGATCGTGCTGGTGGAGGACATGCTGGAAAACGCATCCAAAGACCCTGAGCAG CTCCGGAACTCCGCCCCCTACACTCTGAGCGCCATAGTGTCCCACTTCCAGAAGCTGTTCGACGTTCCGTCCCTCAGAGGGGTCTACCCCCGCATGAACGAGGTCTACACGCGGCTGGCAGAGATGACCAACGCCATGAGGAACCTGAAGGACGCTCTGGACCTGG ACGGCAGAGCGTCGCCTGCGGAGGTGGTGAACCACGTGTCTGCGCTGGCGTCTGCTCAGCAGTCGGGACTGCGGGACCTGCTGGAGGAGGCGGACATCGACAG CGTCATCCTCAAAGTGAAGCAGCACGACGAGTTCCTGCCCGCCTTCCACCGCCTCATCACCGACATCCTACAGACTCTGG GTGTGACTCACCTGGAGGAAATCCTTCCTGCTTTGAAGTCTCTGCAGCGTTCTGCAGCCTGA
- the cep70 gene encoding centrosomal protein of 70 kDa isoform X1 — MRPPGGNGTFVYLWTCRQFQEQQAEWEPLNRLLQQRGFRPVLFADPVENKNPAELGLLDRKSAAALRRTLETLLADSDRRQALLQELVGSNNRLREEVQEQMSRAAQHSQRASELQALLDQVKVKVQDLEDRCICRAAQTHSRTLQLQRHSAEAIRRCEQLQQKLRRKEEEAAKLRWKLRFAVEQEERRLARRNRSFQEICGKTSRLQTAADQRVLDVIDFYEAERRRLMEELRSARGGAEASELQDGGERTAAGAPSSFKTDLKVFPQKERRTQLEAELDSRPTREQPKGRRRRHLEGLQPGAARLTTVGGAKTKGVEEPPREVWLCAQFRTLLSDIRAVIGSPASSKEAESELADFQALLPVLEDWAGQRRLLKDLRDLLVDLSGGPREDSAAAVKVEDLIVLVEDMLENASKDPEQKLRNSAPYTLSAIVSHFQKLFDVPSLRGVYPRMNEVYTRLAEMTNAMRNLKDALDLDGRASPAEVVNHVSALASAQQSGLRDLLEEADIDSVILKVKQHDEFLPAFHRLITDILQTLGVTHLEEILPALKSLQRSAA; from the exons ATGCGGCCCCCGGGGGGAAATGGGACGTTTGTCTACCTGTGGACCTGCAGGCAGTTCCAG GAGCAGCAGGCGGAGTGGGAGCCGCTGAACCGGCTGCTGCAGCAGCGGGGCTTCCGGCCGGTGCTCTTTGCGGACCCCGTGGAGAACAAGAACCCTGCAG AACTGGGCCTGCTGGACAGGAAGTCCGCAGCGGCGCTCAGGCGGACTCTGGAGACGCTGCTGGCGGACTCGGACAGGAGGCAGGCTCTCCTGCAGGAGCTGGTCGGGTCCAACAACCGGCTCCG ggaGGAGGTCCAGGAGCAGATGAGTCGCGCCGCCCAGCACTCCCAGAGGGCCTCGGAGCTGCAGGCGCTGCTGGACCAGGTGAAGGTGAAGgtccaggacctggaggaccGCTGCATCTGCAGGGCTGCGCAGACGCACAGCCGCACGCTGCAGCTGCAGCGCCACAGCGCAGAGGCCATA CGCCGCTgcgagcagctgcagcagaagctgcgcaggaaggaggaggaggccgcCAAGCTCCGCTGGAAGCTGCGCTTCGCCGTGGAGCAGGAGGAGCGGCGCTTGGCCCGGCGGAACCGCAGCTTCCAGGAGATCTGCGGGAAGACGTCCCGGCTGCAGACCGCCGCCGATCAGCG GGTTTTGGACGTCATCGACTTCTACGAAGCGGAGAGGAGGCGACTGATGGAGGAGCTCAG GTCTGCTAGAGGAGGAGCCGAGGCCTCGGAGCTGCAGGACGGTGGGGAACGGACCGCCGCCGGCGCTCCTTCATCCTTCAAAACAGACCTCAAG GTGTTCCCACAAAAGGAGAGGCGCACGCAGCTGGAGGCGGAGCTAGACTCCAG ACCGACCCGGGAGCAGCCGAAGGGCCGCAGACGGCGCCACCTGGAGGGGCTGCAGCCGGGCGCCGCCAG GTTGACCACAGTGGGCGGAGCTAAGACAAAGGGCGTAGAAGAACCTCCTAGGGAGGTCTGGCTGTGCGCTCAGTTCCGAACC CTGCTGTCTGACATCAGAGCGGTCATCGGGAGCCCCGCCTCCTCCAAAGAGGCGGAGTCAGAGCTGGCTGACTTCCAGGCGCTCCTGCCGGTGTTGGAGGACTGGGCTGGCCAGCGCCGCCTGCTGAAG GACCTCCGGGACCTGCTGGTGGACCTGTCAGGCGGGCCTCGAGAGGACTCTGCGGCCGCGGTGAAGGTGGAGGACCTGATCGTGCTGGTGGAGGACATGCTGGAAAACGCATCCAAAGACCCTGAGCAG AAGCTCCGGAACTCCGCCCCCTACACTCTGAGCGCCATAGTGTCCCACTTCCAGAAGCTGTTCGACGTTCCGTCCCTCAGAGGGGTCTACCCCCGCATGAACGAGGTCTACACGCGGCTGGCAGAGATGACCAACGCCATGAGGAACCTGAAGGACGCTCTGGACCTGG ACGGCAGAGCGTCGCCTGCGGAGGTGGTGAACCACGTGTCTGCGCTGGCGTCTGCTCAGCAGTCGGGACTGCGGGACCTGCTGGAGGAGGCGGACATCGACAG CGTCATCCTCAAAGTGAAGCAGCACGACGAGTTCCTGCCCGCCTTCCACCGCCTCATCACCGACATCCTACAGACTCTGG GTGTGACTCACCTGGAGGAAATCCTTCCTGCTTTGAAGTCTCTGCAGCGTTCTGCAGCCTGA
- the LOC101171892 gene encoding double-stranded RNA-specific editase 1, which yields MSSYIPYIKEEPLTKQEAAAPAALLPTGMKRPLEEGNRGHAHYYKPRRKRQRLSLPKNALEQLNELRPGLQYTLLRQSGPVHAPLFVMQVEVDGRFFQGAGLTKKKAKLSAAEQALQSLLQVCSTAQAPRRLSVPTDFTSDPSDIPSILSKASELSGPNDDLSDPGLQTPPISSSPKNSVMLLNKMRPGLMYLVSKIREGHTLKFVVSLTVDAQTFQGSGRNKRLAKARAAQAALRALFNLQPEREPSREPVPREGPQLHLPQVLADSVSRLILQKFSQLSYNCKCPHAKRKALAGVVMTTDEGVEQARVICISTGTQCIDGEHLSEDGLTVNDCHAEVVARRCLVRFLYSQLELFLSEDEEHHQQSIFRRGECGRGFRLKDKVQFHLYVSASPCGDACIFSPHDTGVEGSGDEPLSRRTRGVLRTKVQTGEGTVPVPWKEPLQTWDALRRGDRLLTMSCSDKMARWNVLGFQGSLMSYFTEPLYFSSIIVGSLYHAAHMSRAMYGRIGPLEGLPPGFCLNRPLLSGISNPEARQPARAPPFSENWTAGDDDVEVIDSTTGKEEMGGPSRLCKRAFYCRWMQLHSRLSSFLRVSAPPPSSYHQAKRAAEEYCSAKHTLYRALADAGLGIWVKKPAEQDRFSLSSS from the exons ATGA GTTCCTACATCCCCTACATCAAAGAAGAACCCCTTACAAAGCAGGAAGccgcagctcctgctgctctgctcccaACGGGGATGAAACGACCTTTGGAGGAGGGCAACAGAGGCCACGCCCACTATTACAAACCCAGGAGGAAGCGCCAGCGGCTCTCTCTGCCTAAGAACGCCCTGGAGCAGCTGAACGAACTCCGGCCGGGCCTGCAGTACACGCTGCTGAGGCAAAGCGGGCCGGTCCATGCGCCGCTCTTCGTCATGCAGGTGGAGGTCGACGGGCGGTTTTTCCAGGGGGCGGGTCTTACCAAGAAGAAGGCCAAGCTGAGCGCGGCGGAGCAGGCTCTGCAGTccctgctgcaggtctgcagcACGGCTCAAGCACCCAGACGCCTGTCTGTCCCCACAGACTTTACATCTGACCCGTCAGATATTCCCAGCATCCTCTCCAAGGCCTCTGAGTTGTCCGGCCCAAACGACGACCTTTCCGACCCGGGCCTGCAGACACCTCCTATTTCCTCCAGCCCCAAGAATTCGGTCATGCTGCTCAACAAGATGCGCCCCGGCCTCATGTACCTGGTCTCTAAAATCAGGGAGGGCCACACCCTGAAGTTTGTGGTGTCCTTGACGGTCGACGCCCAGACGTTTCAGGGTTCTGGCAGGAACAAACGGCTGGCCAAAGCCCGGGCGGCGCAGGCTGCTCTGCGGGCGCTCTTCAACCTGCAGCCCGAGCGGGAACCGTCCCGAGAGCCCGTACCCCGGGAGGGGCCGCAGCTCCACCTGCCACAG GTCCTGGCAGACAGCGTCTCTCGCCTGATTCTCCAAAAGTTCAGCCAGCTGTCTTACAACTGCAAGTGTCCACATGCTAAGCGGAAAGCCCTCGCAGGCGTTGTCATGACAACGG ATGAAGGGGTGGAGCAGGCGAGGGTCATCTGCATATCAACGGGGACACAGTGCATCGATGGAGAACACCTGAGCGAGGACGGTTTGACTGTCAACGACTGCCACGCCGAGGTGGTCGCCCGCCGCTGCCTGGTCCGCTTCCTGTACTCCCAGCTGGAGCTTTTCCTGAG tgaggatgaggagcaCCACCAGCAGTCCATCTTCAGAAGAGGCGAGTGTGGGCGAGGCTTCAGGCTGAAGGACAAAGTTCAGTTCCACCTGTACGTCAGCGCTTCCCCTTGCGGGGACGCCTGCATTTTCTCCCCCCACGACACGGGGGTGGAGG GTTCGGGCGACGAACCCCTGAGCAGAAGGACCCGTGGGGTTCTGCGCACCAAAGTCCAGACTGGGGAAGGGACCGTCCCAGTTCCCTGGAAGGAACCCCTCCAGACTTGGGATGCGCTTCGACGGGGGGACAGGCTGCTCACCATGTCCTGCAGCGACAAAATGGCCAG GTGGAACGTGTTGGGGTTCCAGGGCTCCCTGATGAGCTACTTCACCGAGCCGCTGTACTTCTCCAGCATCATCGTGGGCAGCCTGTACCATGCTGCGCACATGTCCAGGGCCATGTACGGCAGGATCGGTCCGTTGGAGGGCCTGCCGCCAGGTTTCTGCCTCAACCGGCCGCTGCTCAGCG GAATAAGTAACCCAGAGGCCCGGCAGCCCGCAAGAGCTCCACCCTTCAGCGAGAACTGGACTGCAGGTGACGACGATGTGGAGGTGATTGACTCCACCACGGGGAAAGAAGAAATGGGTGGACCGTCAAGACTCTGCAAACGCGCCTTTTACTGCCGCTGgatgcagctgcacagcagg CTGTCCTCCTTCCTGCGGGTCTCAGCCCCGCCGCCCAGCAGCTACCACCAGGCTAAGCGGGCGGCCGAGGAGTACTGCTCCGCCAAGCACACGCTCTACAGAGCTTTGGCTGACGCTGGACTGGGCATCTGGGTCAAGAAGCCCGCAGAGCAGGACCGGTTCTCCCTGAGCAGCTCCTGA
- the cep70 gene encoding centrosomal protein of 70 kDa isoform X3 — translation MLQEQQAEWEPLNRLLQQRGFRPVLFADPVENKNPAELGLLDRKSAAALRRTLETLLADSDRRQALLQELVGSNNRLREEVQEQMSRAAQHSQRASELQALLDQVKVKVQDLEDRCICRAAQTHSRTLQLQRHSAEAIRRCEQLQQKLRRKEEEAAKLRWKLRFAVEQEERRLARRNRSFQEICGKTSRLQTAADQRVLDVIDFYEAERRRLMEELRSARGGAEASELQDGGERTAAGAPSSFKTDLKVFPQKERRTQLEAELDSRPTREQPKGRRRRHLEGLQPGAARLTTVGGAKTKGVEEPPREVWLCAQFRTLLSDIRAVIGSPASSKEAESELADFQALLPVLEDWAGQRRLLKDLRDLLVDLSGGPREDSAAAVKVEDLIVLVEDMLENASKDPEQKLRNSAPYTLSAIVSHFQKLFDVPSLRGVYPRMNEVYTRLAEMTNAMRNLKDALDLDGRASPAEVVNHVSALASAQQSGLRDLLEEADIDSVILKVKQHDEFLPAFHRLITDILQTLGVTHLEEILPALKSLQRSAA, via the exons ATGTTGCAG GAGCAGCAGGCGGAGTGGGAGCCGCTGAACCGGCTGCTGCAGCAGCGGGGCTTCCGGCCGGTGCTCTTTGCGGACCCCGTGGAGAACAAGAACCCTGCAG AACTGGGCCTGCTGGACAGGAAGTCCGCAGCGGCGCTCAGGCGGACTCTGGAGACGCTGCTGGCGGACTCGGACAGGAGGCAGGCTCTCCTGCAGGAGCTGGTCGGGTCCAACAACCGGCTCCG ggaGGAGGTCCAGGAGCAGATGAGTCGCGCCGCCCAGCACTCCCAGAGGGCCTCGGAGCTGCAGGCGCTGCTGGACCAGGTGAAGGTGAAGgtccaggacctggaggaccGCTGCATCTGCAGGGCTGCGCAGACGCACAGCCGCACGCTGCAGCTGCAGCGCCACAGCGCAGAGGCCATA CGCCGCTgcgagcagctgcagcagaagctgcgcaggaaggaggaggaggccgcCAAGCTCCGCTGGAAGCTGCGCTTCGCCGTGGAGCAGGAGGAGCGGCGCTTGGCCCGGCGGAACCGCAGCTTCCAGGAGATCTGCGGGAAGACGTCCCGGCTGCAGACCGCCGCCGATCAGCG GGTTTTGGACGTCATCGACTTCTACGAAGCGGAGAGGAGGCGACTGATGGAGGAGCTCAG GTCTGCTAGAGGAGGAGCCGAGGCCTCGGAGCTGCAGGACGGTGGGGAACGGACCGCCGCCGGCGCTCCTTCATCCTTCAAAACAGACCTCAAG GTGTTCCCACAAAAGGAGAGGCGCACGCAGCTGGAGGCGGAGCTAGACTCCAG ACCGACCCGGGAGCAGCCGAAGGGCCGCAGACGGCGCCACCTGGAGGGGCTGCAGCCGGGCGCCGCCAG GTTGACCACAGTGGGCGGAGCTAAGACAAAGGGCGTAGAAGAACCTCCTAGGGAGGTCTGGCTGTGCGCTCAGTTCCGAACC CTGCTGTCTGACATCAGAGCGGTCATCGGGAGCCCCGCCTCCTCCAAAGAGGCGGAGTCAGAGCTGGCTGACTTCCAGGCGCTCCTGCCGGTGTTGGAGGACTGGGCTGGCCAGCGCCGCCTGCTGAAG GACCTCCGGGACCTGCTGGTGGACCTGTCAGGCGGGCCTCGAGAGGACTCTGCGGCCGCGGTGAAGGTGGAGGACCTGATCGTGCTGGTGGAGGACATGCTGGAAAACGCATCCAAAGACCCTGAGCAG AAGCTCCGGAACTCCGCCCCCTACACTCTGAGCGCCATAGTGTCCCACTTCCAGAAGCTGTTCGACGTTCCGTCCCTCAGAGGGGTCTACCCCCGCATGAACGAGGTCTACACGCGGCTGGCAGAGATGACCAACGCCATGAGGAACCTGAAGGACGCTCTGGACCTGG ACGGCAGAGCGTCGCCTGCGGAGGTGGTGAACCACGTGTCTGCGCTGGCGTCTGCTCAGCAGTCGGGACTGCGGGACCTGCTGGAGGAGGCGGACATCGACAG CGTCATCCTCAAAGTGAAGCAGCACGACGAGTTCCTGCCCGCCTTCCACCGCCTCATCACCGACATCCTACAGACTCTGG GTGTGACTCACCTGGAGGAAATCCTTCCTGCTTTGAAGTCTCTGCAGCGTTCTGCAGCCTGA